The following proteins are co-located in the Candidatus Polarisedimenticolia bacterium genome:
- the msrA gene encoding peptide-methionine (S)-S-oxide reductase MsrA, whose protein sequence is MDKYETATFAGGCFWCMEPPFDKIDGVISTTSGYTGGRTVNPTYEQVSSGTTGHAEALQVLFDPAKVGYRKLLEVFWHNVDPLAKGRQFCDVGEQYRSEIFYHNDEQKRLAEESKKELESSGRFKQPLVTEIVQATAFYPAEDYHQDYYMKNPVRYKFYRFSCGRDQRLKELWGSTETH, encoded by the coding sequence ATGGACAAATACGAAACCGCCACATTCGCGGGCGGGTGTTTCTGGTGCATGGAGCCGCCCTTCGACAAGATCGACGGCGTAATCTCCACGACCTCGGGATACACGGGCGGGCGCACCGTAAACCCCACCTACGAGCAAGTCTCGTCCGGGACGACCGGTCACGCCGAAGCGCTCCAGGTTCTCTTCGATCCCGCCAAGGTCGGCTATCGAAAGCTCCTGGAGGTGTTCTGGCACAACGTCGACCCGCTGGCGAAGGGCCGCCAGTTCTGCGACGTCGGAGAGCAATACCGCAGCGAAATCTTCTATCACAACGACGAGCAGAAGAGGCTCGCGGAGGAATCGAAGAAGGAGCTGGAGAGCAGTGGGCGCTTCAAGCAGCCGCTGGTCACCGAGATCGTTCAAGCCACGGCCTTCTATCCCGCCGAGGATTATCATCAGGACTACTACATGAAGAACCCCGTCCGCTACAAGTTCTATCGATTCTCCTGCGGCCGCGACCAGCGGTTGAAGGAGCTGTGGGGCTCGACCGAGACTCACTGA
- the msrB gene encoding peptide-methionine (R)-S-oxide reductase MsrB — translation MPEKSGEKSESAGKIEKLSKPLAEWRKLLTPQQYAVLFEESTERAFTSPLNEEKHHGTFLCAACRLPLFSSEAKFDSGTGWPSFFRPLEGHIGTRRDFKLFLPRTEYHCIRCGGHQGHVFNDGPAPTGLRYCNNGVALEFAPEGTPLPALRT, via the coding sequence ATGCCCGAGAAATCGGGAGAGAAGAGCGAATCGGCGGGAAAGATCGAGAAGCTGAGCAAGCCTTTGGCGGAGTGGCGGAAGCTCCTCACGCCGCAGCAGTACGCCGTCCTGTTCGAGGAGTCGACCGAGCGGGCCTTCACGAGCCCCTTGAACGAGGAGAAGCACCACGGCACGTTTCTTTGCGCGGCCTGCCGCCTTCCCCTGTTCAGCTCGGAGGCCAAGTTCGACAGCGGCACCGGCTGGCCAAGCTTCTTCCGGCCGCTTGAAGGGCACATCGGAACGAGGCGGGACTTCAAGCTGTTCTTGCCGCGGACCGAGTACCACTGCATCCGCTGCGGCGGCCATCAGGGACACGTCTTCAACGACGGCCCCGCACCCACCGGGCTGCGGTACTGCAACAACGGCGTCGCGCTGGAGTTCGCGCCCGAGGGGACGCCGCTGCCGGCGCTCAGGACGTGA
- a CDS encoding DUF433 domain-containing protein yields the protein MEFDRITFDPQILGGRACIRGMRIPVSVIVGQIAHGATFEEILAGYPDLEREDIQQALGYAAWLAQEQVHVTQ from the coding sequence ATGGAGTTCGACCGGATCACCTTCGACCCTCAGATCCTGGGCGGGCGAGCGTGCATCCGCGGGATGCGAATCCCCGTTTCGGTGATCGTAGGGCAGATCGCCCATGGAGCCACTTTCGAGGAAATCCTGGCCGGATACCCGGACCTTGAGCGCGAGGATATTCAGCAGGCTCTCGGATACGCTGCATGGCTCGCTCAAGAGCAGGTCCACGTCACCCAGTAG
- a CDS encoding DEAD/DEAH box helicase family protein produces MKSTRADLLSLIAQEEGRLAKLNSERKESCERLKALRRELEATIRLQVPGSHVSAVNRPSGPISAVEKVALFRSLFRGRDDVFPTRFLSKKSGQSGYAPACANKFVKGVCELPKIRCGECPNQAFLSVNDQVVLGHLRGRHVMGVYPLLRDATCWFLAVDFDKASWKEDVASFIETCRIMGVPCSLERSRSGNGAHAWFFFASPIPSALARKMGSHLLTETMARRHQLSMDSYDRLFPNQDTMPHGGFGNLIALPLQYEARRRGNTVFLDAGFEPYLDQWAYLAAVPRLEPEGVEAIAREAERRDAVVGVRIAEPMDDEGTEPRRQLPMGNSGRSSIPGPLPSEVNAVLAQRLFIDKDAVPSPLLNEIKRLAAFQNPEFYRRQSMRLSIAKTPRVISCAQELPRHIALPRGCRSAVEGLLKRYDIKLSLDDQRHEGQPLCFQFRGELTPLQERAAKALLPHDIGVFVGPPGIGKTVLGAHLIAQRGRSTLILVHRRPLLDQWVAQISAFLGVDEKEVGQIGGGKRNANSILDVAMIQSLVRGEHVDDIVATYGHVIVDECHHVPAVSFERVLSEVKARYVLGLTATPNRRDGHHPILEMQLGPARFCVEAKSPAARQLFKYELVVRETSFWLKAVPNEVGIQDIYGALAADEQRNRLVLDDVIRAVELGASPVLLTERRDHLDYFAAKLRGFVRNLIVLRGGGTPKQRQKLVTQLAEIPEDEERLILATGRYIGEGFDDIRLDTLFLAMPISWKGTLAQYAGRLHRIRPGKTTVRIFDYVDGSVPVLRRMFEKRLRAYRALGYVRGEPPSNYSDPVDEPHVEYDEKAPCHFDDLGGEGP; encoded by the coding sequence ATGAAGTCCACGAGGGCGGATCTGCTCTCGCTCATCGCCCAGGAAGAGGGCCGCCTCGCTAAACTCAATTCTGAACGAAAAGAATCTTGTGAGCGTCTGAAGGCACTACGACGCGAGCTGGAGGCCACCATCCGTCTCCAGGTTCCGGGCAGCCACGTTTCGGCCGTGAATCGCCCTTCGGGTCCGATCTCAGCTGTGGAGAAGGTGGCGCTTTTCCGATCCCTCTTTCGCGGGCGTGACGATGTCTTCCCAACCCGCTTCCTAAGCAAGAAAAGTGGCCAGTCGGGCTATGCGCCCGCGTGCGCGAACAAGTTCGTGAAGGGTGTTTGCGAGCTTCCCAAAATCCGATGCGGGGAGTGTCCGAACCAAGCCTTCCTCTCCGTAAACGACCAGGTCGTTCTGGGTCACCTCCGGGGTCGCCATGTAATGGGAGTGTACCCACTGCTCCGCGACGCTACATGCTGGTTTCTTGCTGTCGATTTCGACAAGGCTTCTTGGAAGGAAGATGTGGCCAGTTTCATCGAAACCTGCCGAATCATGGGAGTTCCTTGTTCCCTGGAGCGATCCCGGTCGGGCAATGGTGCCCACGCCTGGTTCTTTTTTGCATCCCCCATCCCGTCGGCCCTCGCCCGGAAAATGGGATCCCACCTTCTCACCGAGACAATGGCCCGTCGACACCAGCTCAGCATGGATTCATACGACCGGCTCTTCCCAAACCAGGACACAATGCCACATGGGGGCTTCGGGAACCTCATCGCCCTGCCCCTTCAGTATGAAGCTCGCCGACGCGGGAATACCGTCTTCCTCGATGCGGGGTTCGAGCCTTACCTCGATCAATGGGCCTACCTCGCGGCGGTCCCGAGGCTTGAACCTGAAGGGGTCGAGGCGATCGCGCGGGAGGCTGAGCGTCGGGATGCGGTCGTAGGTGTGAGGATTGCCGAACCTATGGATGATGAGGGGACCGAACCACGCAGGCAGTTGCCAATGGGCAATTCCGGCCGCTCGTCCATTCCCGGGCCGCTGCCAAGCGAAGTGAACGCCGTCCTCGCCCAGCGGCTTTTTATCGACAAGGATGCCGTCCCGTCACCGTTGCTCAACGAGATCAAGCGCCTTGCCGCCTTCCAAAACCCTGAGTTCTACAGAAGGCAGTCGATGCGACTTTCGATCGCGAAGACGCCGCGCGTAATCTCCTGCGCCCAGGAGTTGCCGCGCCACATTGCGTTGCCACGCGGCTGCCGCAGCGCGGTCGAGGGGCTCCTGAAAAGGTATGACATCAAGCTCTCGCTCGATGATCAGCGTCACGAGGGCCAACCATTATGCTTCCAGTTTCGCGGCGAGCTCACACCGCTCCAGGAGCGCGCAGCAAAGGCACTCCTTCCCCACGACATCGGCGTATTCGTCGGACCCCCCGGGATCGGGAAGACCGTTCTCGGGGCTCACCTGATCGCTCAACGGGGTCGCAGCACCCTCATCCTCGTTCACCGGAGGCCGCTGCTCGACCAGTGGGTTGCCCAGATTTCAGCCTTTCTAGGCGTCGACGAGAAGGAAGTGGGACAGATTGGAGGCGGGAAACGCAATGCCAACAGTATCTTGGATGTGGCGATGATTCAGAGTCTGGTCCGTGGGGAACACGTCGACGATATCGTCGCCACCTACGGACATGTCATCGTGGACGAGTGCCACCATGTCCCGGCTGTGTCGTTCGAGCGTGTTCTTTCGGAGGTCAAGGCACGATACGTCCTGGGGCTCACAGCGACGCCGAATCGCCGCGACGGTCATCACCCGATTCTGGAGATGCAGCTCGGACCCGCACGTTTTTGCGTGGAAGCGAAGAGCCCCGCTGCGAGGCAACTGTTCAAATATGAGCTCGTCGTTCGTGAGACAAGCTTTTGGCTGAAAGCAGTGCCGAATGAGGTCGGGATTCAAGACATTTACGGGGCTCTGGCGGCCGATGAGCAGCGCAACCGCCTCGTCCTCGACGACGTGATTCGGGCTGTCGAACTTGGGGCGTCTCCGGTCCTGCTGACCGAGAGGCGTGATCACCTCGATTATTTCGCGGCGAAGCTGCGTGGCTTCGTCCGCAACCTTATCGTGCTCCGAGGTGGTGGAACCCCCAAGCAGCGGCAGAAGCTCGTCACCCAGCTCGCCGAAATACCGGAGGACGAGGAGCGACTTATCCTTGCGACCGGGCGGTACATCGGTGAAGGGTTCGACGACATCAGACTCGATACTCTTTTCCTTGCTATGCCAATCTCGTGGAAGGGAACGCTGGCACAGTACGCAGGTCGCCTGCATCGGATCCGCCCCGGGAAGACAACCGTGCGTATTTTCGATTATGTCGACGGTTCGGTGCCTGTGCTGCGGCGCATGTTCGAGAAGCGGCTGCGAGCATACCGGGCCCTCGGTTATGTGCGCGGCGAGCCGCCCTCCAACTATTCGGACCCTGTCGACGAACCCCACGTCGAATATGACGAGAAGGCTCCTTGTCACTTCGACGACCTGGGGGGAGAAGGCCCATGA
- the galT gene encoding galactose-1-phosphate uridylyltransferase: MSSELRKDPVLGRWVIIAGERSKRPNPFRNYPMKVEETKPCPFCPGHEEETPPQILAYPAFEAGPSRWSVRVVPNRFPALRIEGELDQRGEGLYDKMRGIGAHEVVIEIPQHDSDPASYPPRQMSEMIRAYRERVIDLLRDSRFRSVLVFKNQGAAAGATLAHPHSQIIALPIVPARIVSELAGAAKYHEYRGRCIYCDILSQELSDTRRLVVQNNDFVAYAPYASRFPFEVSILPRVHNAFFWEISDAQMKSLAEILQDVLRRYKLALKDPPYNYIFHTAPPGHRRPAYYHWQVEVIPKLSEAAGFEWGSGFYINPMPPEEAAEHLRDLHRFMDIPAGHLLAGKGSGDAAD, translated from the coding sequence ATGTCGTCGGAGCTGAGGAAAGATCCCGTCCTGGGCCGCTGGGTGATCATCGCCGGGGAGCGCAGCAAGCGGCCGAATCCTTTTCGGAACTATCCCATGAAAGTGGAGGAGACCAAGCCCTGCCCTTTCTGCCCCGGCCACGAGGAGGAGACGCCGCCGCAGATCCTCGCCTATCCCGCCTTCGAGGCGGGCCCCTCCCGATGGAGCGTCCGGGTCGTGCCCAACCGGTTTCCGGCGCTGAGAATCGAGGGCGAGCTCGACCAGCGCGGCGAGGGACTCTACGACAAGATGCGGGGCATCGGCGCCCACGAGGTCGTCATCGAGATCCCGCAGCACGACTCCGACCCCGCGAGCTACCCGCCCCGGCAGATGAGCGAGATGATCCGGGCCTACCGGGAGCGGGTGATCGATCTGCTGCGCGACAGCCGCTTTCGCTCCGTCCTCGTCTTCAAGAACCAGGGGGCCGCCGCGGGAGCCACCCTGGCCCACCCGCACTCCCAGATCATCGCCCTGCCGATCGTCCCGGCACGCATCGTCTCGGAGCTCGCCGGCGCGGCGAAGTATCACGAATACCGGGGACGATGCATCTACTGCGACATCCTCTCCCAGGAGCTCTCCGACACCCGGCGGCTGGTGGTGCAGAACAACGATTTCGTCGCCTACGCTCCCTACGCCTCCCGGTTCCCCTTCGAAGTCAGCATCCTGCCGCGCGTCCACAACGCGTTCTTCTGGGAGATCTCCGATGCGCAGATGAAGAGCCTGGCGGAGATCCTCCAGGACGTTCTGCGGCGCTACAAGCTGGCTCTCAAGGACCCCCCCTATAACTACATCTTTCACACCGCTCCGCCGGGGCACCGCCGGCCGGCCTATTACCACTGGCAGGTCGAGGTCATCCCGAAGCTCTCCGAGGCGGCCGGGTTCGAGTGGGGCAGCGGCTTCTACATCAATCCGATGCCGCCCGAGGAAGCGGCGGAGCACCTGCGCGATCTGCACCGCTTCATGGACATCCCGGCGGGCCACCTCCTCGCGGGGAAGGGCTCCGGCGATGCCGCCGATTGA
- a CDS encoding helix-turn-helix domain-containing protein — MPFCHVTLRGQKRLPTGYPREVRTLGDRIRKRRMDLGLSQRKLAKVLGVDKKSVENWERRGIAPARWVAPKLNEFLGVQALEKIEDLGERLTACRRSLAISQERLAILIGVDRCTIARWETGATSPPKRFREKVKMFLERKSPKPVRSELE; from the coding sequence TTGCCTTTTTGCCATGTCACCCTCCGGGGACAGAAGCGGCTGCCGACGGGCTACCCTCGTGAAGTCAGGACCCTTGGGGACCGGATTCGGAAGCGCAGGATGGACTTGGGGCTGAGTCAGAGGAAGCTGGCGAAGGTGCTGGGCGTCGACAAGAAGAGCGTGGAGAACTGGGAGCGTCGTGGAATTGCTCCGGCGCGGTGGGTAGCGCCTAAGCTCAACGAGTTCCTGGGGGTTCAGGCTCTTGAGAAGATTGAAGACCTAGGCGAGAGGCTGACTGCCTGCCGGAGATCCCTCGCGATTTCACAGGAACGGCTGGCCATTCTGATCGGCGTGGATCGCTGCACAATAGCCCGTTGGGAAACCGGGGCAACGAGCCCCCCAAAGCGATTTCGTGAAAAGGTGAAAATGTTCCTGGAACGGAAATCTCCCAAGCCGGTCCGATCGGAACTTGAGTAG
- a CDS encoding glycoside hydrolase family 57 protein has translation MKKTSLALLWHLHQPLYRLRGEKTCFLPWVRLHAIRSYYDMIRVLEEFPEMRVTFNLVPVLVEQIRAYESGAGDLFLETGAVPAEDLDERRRAFLLEHFFSAHEREMIGAFPRFAELKTRRDRALRFRGPAEAWKEFSTDDLRDLQALFDLSWLGFKAREDFPEIEALARQGGKFAQHDIRRIHEVEREILKSVLPLYREAAGRGQIEISASPYAHPILPLLLDTDSAKEAMPQGSLPPRFRRPEDARAQVENALDRMERELGMRPRGVWPSEGSLSQETAEILASCGVRWAGSDEEVLARSDRREPADISMPWRSGAGREKISLVFRDHDLSDRIGFVYSGMEAGRAVEDFLGGAEQRMAGREGNLLFVALDGENPWESFRGSGADFLRRLYASILASPRFAGSTVSEAVEASAQTGEIRRLHAGSWIRADFGTWIGGPEKNEAWTILGGARSDLSAALDDPRIDAERRGEAWGSLRAAEGSDWFWWLDGQFSTDHRLQFDELFRGHLRQAYESLGRDAPASLSLPIPRPAPAGAEGSIVEPPAWLAPKLDGYEGDFFEWEGAATLRWPRLSPSSTLERSKALFEAIRLGFSRTGDFFLRIDPPAAANSGYFGNLWLTLELKGSGAMKAVALDLDEAGNLRQALREDLPREVGVAAAGSGRPSGATAMARKIFEMAVPGGETGLKPGEEAEIRIALGLGGEPITLREIRIRVPAFSSGSGPWNAL, from the coding sequence ATGAAAAAGACCTCTCTCGCGCTGCTTTGGCACCTTCACCAGCCCCTTTACCGGCTGCGGGGCGAGAAGACCTGTTTTCTCCCGTGGGTCCGCCTGCATGCCATCCGCTCCTATTACGACATGATCCGGGTCCTGGAGGAGTTTCCCGAGATGCGCGTGACGTTCAACCTCGTCCCGGTCCTCGTGGAGCAGATCCGGGCCTACGAATCGGGAGCGGGAGATCTCTTCCTCGAGACGGGCGCCGTCCCGGCGGAGGATCTGGACGAAAGGCGGCGGGCCTTCCTTCTGGAGCATTTCTTCTCGGCCCATGAAAGAGAGATGATCGGCGCGTTTCCCCGCTTCGCGGAGCTGAAGACGCGCCGGGATCGGGCGCTGCGGTTTCGCGGGCCGGCGGAGGCCTGGAAGGAATTCTCGACCGACGACCTGCGCGACCTCCAGGCGCTTTTCGACCTCTCGTGGCTCGGGTTCAAGGCGCGGGAGGACTTCCCGGAGATCGAGGCCCTGGCCCGCCAGGGGGGGAAATTCGCGCAGCACGACATCCGGCGAATCCACGAGGTCGAGCGTGAGATCTTGAAGTCCGTGCTGCCGCTTTATCGGGAAGCCGCCGGGCGGGGGCAGATCGAGATCAGCGCCTCCCCTTACGCCCACCCGATCCTGCCTTTGCTCCTGGACACCGATTCCGCCAAGGAGGCGATGCCTCAGGGTTCCTTGCCGCCGCGCTTCCGCCGCCCGGAAGACGCCCGCGCCCAGGTGGAGAACGCTCTCGACCGGATGGAGCGGGAGCTGGGGATGCGTCCTCGCGGCGTGTGGCCCTCGGAAGGCTCGTTGAGCCAGGAGACCGCCGAGATCCTGGCCTCGTGCGGCGTGCGGTGGGCGGGAAGCGACGAAGAGGTCCTGGCGAGATCGGATCGGCGGGAGCCGGCCGACATCAGCATGCCGTGGCGCTCCGGCGCGGGCCGGGAAAAAATAAGCCTCGTCTTTCGGGACCACGATCTCTCCGATCGGATTGGCTTTGTCTACTCCGGCATGGAGGCGGGCCGCGCCGTGGAGGATTTCCTCGGCGGGGCGGAGCAGCGCATGGCCGGCCGGGAGGGGAATCTTCTCTTCGTCGCGCTCGACGGCGAGAACCCTTGGGAGAGCTTTAGGGGATCGGGAGCCGATTTTCTTCGCCGGCTCTACGCCTCGATTCTCGCCAGCCCGCGCTTCGCCGGCTCGACCGTCAGCGAGGCCGTCGAGGCCTCGGCCCAAACGGGGGAGATTCGCCGCCTGCACGCGGGAAGCTGGATTCGGGCCGACTTCGGGACGTGGATCGGCGGTCCCGAGAAGAACGAGGCGTGGACGATCCTCGGCGGCGCCCGATCCGACCTCTCGGCGGCTCTGGACGATCCCCGGATCGACGCGGAACGTCGCGGCGAGGCGTGGGGGTCGCTGCGGGCCGCCGAAGGAAGCGACTGGTTCTGGTGGCTGGACGGGCAGTTCAGCACCGACCACCGTCTCCAGTTCGATGAGCTGTTCCGCGGACACCTTCGCCAGGCCTACGAGTCTCTCGGCCGCGACGCACCTGCATCTCTGTCCCTGCCCATTCCGCGGCCGGCGCCGGCCGGCGCCGAGGGATCGATCGTCGAGCCCCCCGCCTGGCTGGCTCCGAAGCTGGATGGGTATGAGGGAGACTTCTTCGAATGGGAGGGGGCCGCGACGCTTCGCTGGCCGAGGCTCAGCCCCTCCTCGACACTGGAGCGATCCAAAGCGTTGTTCGAGGCGATTCGTCTCGGCTTCTCCCGCACCGGCGATTTCTTTCTCCGGATCGATCCTCCCGCCGCGGCGAACTCCGGCTATTTCGGCAATCTCTGGCTGACGCTCGAGCTCAAGGGGAGCGGGGCGATGAAGGCGGTGGCGCTCGACCTCGACGAGGCCGGGAATCTCCGCCAGGCGTTGCGCGAGGACCTTCCCCGCGAGGTGGGTGTCGCCGCCGCCGGCTCGGGGAGGCCCTCAGGCGCCACGGCGATGGCCCGCAAGATCTTCGAGATGGCCGTTCCCGGCGGCGAGACGGGTCTCAAGCCGGGAGAGGAAGCGGAGATCCGCATCGCCCTCGGACTGGGTGGCGAGCCGATCACCTTGCGCGAGATTCGCATCCGCGTGCCGGCCTTCTCCTCGGGCTCCGGCCCCTGGAACGCGCTTTGA
- a CDS encoding DUF5615 family PIN-like protein: MVRFLVDMGVDVRVVTWLREHGHEPVHLRDEGLHRLPNGEIFAKAIAESRIVLTFDLDFGEIAALARGRTVSVVVFRLHNTRTAHVIDRLSVVLDKCSEALGRGAVVVIEEGRHRVRPLPIGDGGAT; the protein is encoded by the coding sequence ATGGTGAGATTCCTTGTGGATATGGGTGTGGACGTTCGCGTCGTTACGTGGCTTCGCGAACACGGTCACGAGCCGGTTCACCTCCGCGATGAGGGTCTTCACCGACTTCCGAACGGCGAAATCTTCGCGAAGGCGATTGCCGAGAGTCGAATCGTACTTACCTTCGATCTCGACTTCGGCGAAATCGCGGCACTTGCGCGCGGGCGCACCGTGAGCGTGGTGGTTTTCCGTCTCCACAACACCCGCACCGCACACGTCATCGATCGCCTGTCCGTCGTTCTTGACAAGTGTTCAGAAGCTCTGGGAAGGGGCGCCGTCGTCGTGATCGAGGAGGGTCGCCATCGTGTGCGTCCACTTCCGATCGGAGATGGTGGCGCAACTTAA
- a CDS encoding integron integrase yields the protein MIAHLDSPDTTVPMPLVITPDSRPSADKPRFLDEVRRRLRAEHYSPRTEEAYVGWIRRFILFHGKRHPSPLGQEEVTRFLTSLAIHHKVASSTQNQALCALLFLYGTVLRRDLAWLEGFVRARGPRRLPTVLARDEVRAILGHLGGIPWLVVTLLYGGGLRLTEALRLRIKDVDFGASQIIVRRGKGNKDRVTLLPAIAQERLRRHLEFVRSQHQADLLLGAGWVELPEALGRKYPQAGRDWSWQWVFPASRRYAEPRARQVRRHHFHESAIQREVFKAVRRAGITKPASCHTFRHSFATHLLQGVAFLPCHPPGTEAAADGLPS from the coding sequence ATGATCGCCCATCTCGACTCCCCCGACACCACCGTGCCGATGCCCCTGGTCATCACTCCCGACTCGCGGCCCTCCGCGGACAAACCGAGGTTCCTCGACGAAGTCCGCAGGCGCCTGCGCGCCGAGCATTACAGCCCCCGGACCGAGGAGGCCTACGTCGGCTGGATCCGGCGGTTCATCCTCTTCCACGGCAAGCGCCATCCCTCCCCGCTCGGCCAGGAGGAAGTGACCCGTTTCCTGACCAGCCTCGCCATTCACCACAAAGTGGCGTCCTCGACCCAGAACCAGGCGCTATGCGCGCTTCTGTTCCTTTACGGCACGGTGCTGCGCCGCGACCTCGCCTGGCTGGAAGGGTTCGTCCGGGCCCGCGGGCCCCGGCGGCTTCCAACGGTCCTCGCCCGCGACGAAGTGCGGGCGATCCTCGGGCATCTCGGCGGAATCCCCTGGCTGGTCGTGACGCTGCTCTATGGCGGCGGGTTGAGGTTGACCGAGGCTCTGCGCCTGAGGATCAAGGACGTCGACTTCGGTGCCAGCCAGATCATCGTGCGGCGCGGCAAGGGGAACAAGGATCGCGTGACGCTGCTCCCCGCCATCGCGCAGGAGAGGCTGAGGCGGCACCTGGAGTTCGTCCGGTCACAGCATCAAGCCGATCTCCTGCTCGGCGCCGGCTGGGTCGAGCTACCCGAGGCCCTGGGGCGGAAATATCCCCAGGCCGGCCGGGACTGGAGCTGGCAATGGGTCTTCCCCGCCTCGCGGCGGTACGCGGAACCGCGGGCCCGGCAGGTCCGGCGCCATCACTTCCACGAATCGGCGATCCAGCGGGAGGTCTTCAAGGCCGTCCGCCGGGCCGGGATCACCAAGCCCGCCAGCTGCCACACCTTCCGGCATTCCTTCGCGACCCATCTGCTGCAAGGCGTTGCCTTTTTGCCATGTCACCCTCCGGGGACAGAAGCGGCTGCCGACGGGCTACCCTCGTGA
- a CDS encoding calcium-binding protein, with amino-acid sequence MLLEKLVKEATVDAYGESEQKTGFLTMLEDNLGLPFETLVLGVTVTVERIDLTQADEIVAICRRGRSRQAIPILDMPLPFPPPGGAEWIEAYRHWAFPGGVRLKVRSVPRKR; translated from the coding sequence ATTCTCTTAGAAAAGCTCGTCAAAGAAGCCACCGTCGACGCCTATGGTGAATCTGAGCAGAAGACGGGGTTCCTGACGATGTTGGAAGACAACCTGGGGCTGCCGTTCGAGACCTTGGTGCTGGGAGTGACGGTTACTGTGGAGCGGATCGACCTCACGCAGGCTGACGAGATCGTCGCAATCTGCCGCCGAGGCAGGAGCCGGCAGGCCATCCCCATCCTCGACATGCCACTGCCTTTCCCGCCACCTGGAGGTGCCGAATGGATCGAGGCCTATCGCCACTGGGCATTCCCAGGAGGTGTCCGGCTCAAGGTCAGGTCCGTCCCGCGCAAACGATAG
- the glk gene encoding glucokinase — MIPEAIVGAFRGRPIRKALCILGKEVVILAGDVGGTHSRLALFDDGLRLLEERTYPSARHAGLGEVIAAFLAATGAAVDRACFGVAGPVRDGRSKITNLPWRVDAGELARQLNLPSVALLNDLEATAHGIPALTPSDTEVLNEGDPQRGGNAALIAAGTGLGEAALFWDGQEHHPCATEGGHAGFAPRDAREIALLQHLLVQHRTVSWERVVSGPGLHHIYLFLRAGGGEEPEWLAQELREGDPAAVIGRAALAGGPPLCTETVELFVSLFGAEAGNLALKIMATGGVYVGGGIAPKLLPKIKEGGFLESFFGKGRMRPLLETMPVRLILDEKITLKGAARYASRRLSESD; from the coding sequence ATGATCCCTGAGGCGATCGTGGGAGCTTTTCGCGGCCGCCCGATCCGGAAGGCGCTGTGCATTCTAGGTAAAGAAGTGGTGATCCTGGCGGGGGACGTCGGCGGCACGCACAGCCGCCTCGCTCTCTTCGACGACGGCCTGCGGCTGCTGGAAGAGCGCACCTATCCGAGCGCCCGGCATGCCGGTCTCGGAGAGGTGATCGCGGCGTTCCTGGCTGCAACGGGCGCGGCCGTGGACCGGGCCTGCTTCGGCGTCGCCGGTCCGGTGCGCGACGGTAGAAGCAAGATCACCAACCTCCCCTGGAGGGTGGACGCCGGCGAGCTGGCGCGCCAGCTCAACCTCCCGAGCGTGGCACTGCTGAACGACCTCGAGGCGACGGCCCACGGCATTCCGGCCCTCACGCCCAGCGACACGGAAGTCTTGAACGAGGGGGATCCGCAGCGAGGGGGAAACGCCGCCCTCATCGCCGCCGGAACCGGCCTTGGCGAGGCGGCGCTCTTCTGGGACGGCCAAGAGCACCATCCCTGCGCCACGGAGGGAGGCCACGCCGGCTTCGCCCCGCGTGACGCGCGCGAGATCGCTCTCCTCCAGCACCTCCTGGTCCAACATCGAACCGTGAGCTGGGAGCGCGTCGTCTCAGGGCCGGGTCTTCACCACATCTATCTGTTCCTGCGCGCCGGCGGCGGGGAAGAACCGGAATGGCTCGCCCAGGAGCTGCGCGAGGGCGACCCGGCGGCGGTCATCGGCCGGGCAGCTCTCGCCGGAGGCCCACCGCTTTGCACCGAGACGGTCGAGCTTTTCGTGTCGCTCTTCGGGGCGGAGGCGGGCAACCTGGCGCTGAAGATCATGGCCACGGGAGGCGTGTACGTCGGCGGCGGCATCGCGCCGAAGCTCCTTCCCAAGATCAAGGAAGGCGGTTTCCTCGAGTCCTTTTTCGGCAAGGGGCGGATGCGTCCCCTGCTCGAGACGATGCCGGTGCGCCTGATTCTCGATGAGAAGATCACCTTGAAGGGCGCCGCTCGCTACGCCTCGCGCCGGCTCTCCGAGTCGGATTGA